One window of the Doryrhamphus excisus isolate RoL2022-K1 chromosome 10, RoL_Dexc_1.0, whole genome shotgun sequence genome contains the following:
- the LOC131137056 gene encoding sentrin-specific protease 1-like isoform X1, with product MLNKLYEWLESGVANLRNGVPAAEPSLADRPPGEEHVRNRRKRQLECLEDGQDGLAIKKSRMGGLIDTVLITAEGVKNRSFGVATWMKNSVSPTFRNVLPTSSGPPLEQPQPQPSTSAARWTPMHSSKRNSLDQTFAAPSTTLEWKASKSVCRRQVHISPMHREVPKINGHPCSLPSSITSKCHPSARLGRPINFRTYATPSVLSGVSTTSTSSSSMYEKTFPIKVVQGPSHRTSSGHVHHTKPCCTAQESVCLEEKEVYRQLLNVVSGGQSSCLHNGRSHSIVRSHRDFTSFLSTSRRLLQFSSPAGSAAGDTSEGPSSPPSSRGISSQSSSNLPSPEGITGKPGKPTWSRDPDLSAIKPAPFVSAPSPSAVENNSSQDTRSSAHDGDSVIIVNEQKGKKQDGSSMPCFQAELWIKELTSMYDSRARERRRLIEEQEALAAQLLRQRLSEVGHRSTDVEVHVRVPLEMEIPLTLVIQEPLEDKPEFPELSKEMEAQVDKVLRRGSPDEVFSEGFGLSLTRKDLQTLSGLNWLNDEVINFYMNLLVERSKNPKMPSVNTFSTFFYPKLRSSGYSAVCRWTKKMDIFSKDILLVPVHLRMHWCLSVVDFRKKAVTYFDSMGGNNDEACKLLFEYLQQESKDKKGRELDPTGWVLYSKKRNEIPQQMNGSDCGMFTCKYADYITKDTPITFTQKQMPYFRRRMVWELVNRKLL from the exons ATGCTGAATAAACTCTATGAATGGCTAGAGTCAGGCGTAGCCAATCTTCGCAATGGTGTTCCAGCTGCAGAGCCATCTCTTGCAGACCGACCACCCGGGGAGGAGCACGTCAGGAACAGAAGGAAAAGGCAACTTGAATG tTTGGAAGACGGACAGGATGGATTAGCAATAAAGAAATCTCGAATGG GAGGGCTTATTGACACTGTCCTGATTACAGCAGAAGGGGTGAAGAATCGAAGCTTTGGTGTGGCGACATGGATGAAGAACAGTGTGAGCCCTACCTTCAGAAATGTACTACCTACCTCCTCTGGGCCTCCACTTGAACAACCTCAGCCACAGCCCTCAACATCAGCTGCAAGATGGACACCGATGCAT agCTCCAAAAGAAACTCATTGGATCAGACTTTTGCAGCTCCTTCGACAACGTTGGAGTGGAAAGCCTCTAAATCAG TTTGCAGACGGCAAGTGCACATCAGTCCTATGCATCGCGAAGTTCCAAAAATAAACGGGCATCCATGCAGCTTGCCATCGTCGATCACGTCAAAATGTCACCCCTCTGCGCGGCTTGGCCGGCCCATAAACTTCAGAACGTACGCCACACCAAG TGTGCTAAGCGGGGTATCTACAACAAGCACCTCCAGCAGCAGCATGTACGAGAAGACCTTTCCAATCAAAGTAGTTCAAGGCCCGTCACACAGAACGTCATCGGGTCACGTGCATCACACCAAGCCATGCTGCACAGCACAAGAG TCTGTTTGTTTAGAGGAGAAGGAGGTCTACAGGCAGCTTTTGAACGTGGTCTCAGGCGGTCAGTCGTCGTGTTTGCACAACGGCCGCTCGCATTCCATTGTGAGGTCACACCGAGATTT CACCAGCTTTCTGAGCACCAGCCGCAGACTGCTACAGTTTTCCTCCCCTGCTGGTTCAGCGGCAGGGGATACTTCAGAAGGACCAAGCAGTCCTCCCAGCTCCAGGGGGATTTCAAGCCAGAGCTCCAGCAACCTTCCCAGCCCAGAGGGGATCACCGGCAAACCGGGGAAACCAACCTGGTCTCGGGACCCGGACCTCAGCGCCATTAAACCGGCTCCCTTCGTGTCGGCTCCCTCCCCATCCGCGGTGGAGAACAACTCCTCTCAGGACACTCGGTCATCAG CTCATGATGGCGACTctgttattattgtaaatgaACAGAAGGGGAAGAAGCAAGACGGCTCAAG CATGCCATGCTTCCAAGCCGAGTTGTGGATTAAAGAGCT GACGAGTATGTATGATTCTCGGGCAAGAGAAAGACGAAGACTGATCGAAGAGCAGGAGGCTTTGGCTGCCCAGCTGCTGCGACAG CGCCTGTCTGAAGTGGGGCACCGAAGCACAGATGTGGAGGTCCATGTTCGAGTCCCTTTGGAGATGGAAATTCCTTTGACATTAGTTATACAAGAGCCTTTGGAAGATAAACCGGAATTCCCAGAACTCTCAAAG GAAATGGAGGCTCAGGTGGACAAGGTGTTAAGACGCGGGAGTCCTGATGAAGTATTCAGCGAGGGATTTGGTCTTAGCCTGACCCGCAAAGACCTGCAGACTCTTAGTGGCCTCAACTGGCTAAATGATGAG GTGATCAACTTCTACATGAACCTGCTGGTGGAGCGCAGCAAGAACCCCAAGATGCCCTCTGTCAACACATTCAGCACGTTCTTCTATCCCAAGCTCCGCAGCAGCGGCTACTCCGCCGTCTGCCGCTGGACCAAAAAGATGGACATTTTCTCCAAAGACATCCTCCTGGTTCCTGTCCACCTGAGGATGCATTGGTGCCTCTCT GTGGTAGATTTCCGCAAAAAGGCTGTTACCTATTTCGATTCCATGGGAGGAAACAACGATGAAGCGTGCAAACTGTTGTT TGAATACCTGCAGCAGGAAAGCAAGGACAAAAAGGGGAGAGAACTGGACCCCACAGGATGGGTGCTATACAGCAAAAAGCGCAAT gaaatcCCACAACAGATGAATGGGAGCGACTGTGGAATGTTCACATGCAAATATGCAGATTACATCACCAAAGATACGCCAATCACGTTCACACAG AAACAAATGCCGTATTTCCGAAGAAGGATGGTTTGGGAGTTAGTGAACCGTAAGCTGCTATGA
- the LOC131137056 gene encoding sentrin-specific protease 1-like isoform X2, whose translation MLNKLYEWLESGVANLRNGVPAAEPSLADRPPGEEHVRNRRKRQLECLEDGQDGLAIKKSRMAEGVKNRSFGVATWMKNSVSPTFRNVLPTSSGPPLEQPQPQPSTSAARWTPMHSSKRNSLDQTFAAPSTTLEWKASKSVCRRQVHISPMHREVPKINGHPCSLPSSITSKCHPSARLGRPINFRTYATPSVLSGVSTTSTSSSSMYEKTFPIKVVQGPSHRTSSGHVHHTKPCCTAQESVCLEEKEVYRQLLNVVSGGQSSCLHNGRSHSIVRSHRDFTSFLSTSRRLLQFSSPAGSAAGDTSEGPSSPPSSRGISSQSSSNLPSPEGITGKPGKPTWSRDPDLSAIKPAPFVSAPSPSAVENNSSQDTRSSAHDGDSVIIVNEQKGKKQDGSSMPCFQAELWIKELTSMYDSRARERRRLIEEQEALAAQLLRQRLSEVGHRSTDVEVHVRVPLEMEIPLTLVIQEPLEDKPEFPELSKEMEAQVDKVLRRGSPDEVFSEGFGLSLTRKDLQTLSGLNWLNDEVINFYMNLLVERSKNPKMPSVNTFSTFFYPKLRSSGYSAVCRWTKKMDIFSKDILLVPVHLRMHWCLSVVDFRKKAVTYFDSMGGNNDEACKLLFEYLQQESKDKKGRELDPTGWVLYSKKRNEIPQQMNGSDCGMFTCKYADYITKDTPITFTQKQMPYFRRRMVWELVNRKLL comes from the exons ATGCTGAATAAACTCTATGAATGGCTAGAGTCAGGCGTAGCCAATCTTCGCAATGGTGTTCCAGCTGCAGAGCCATCTCTTGCAGACCGACCACCCGGGGAGGAGCACGTCAGGAACAGAAGGAAAAGGCAACTTGAATG tTTGGAAGACGGACAGGATGGATTAGCAATAAAGAAATCTCGAATGG CAGAAGGGGTGAAGAATCGAAGCTTTGGTGTGGCGACATGGATGAAGAACAGTGTGAGCCCTACCTTCAGAAATGTACTACCTACCTCCTCTGGGCCTCCACTTGAACAACCTCAGCCACAGCCCTCAACATCAGCTGCAAGATGGACACCGATGCAT agCTCCAAAAGAAACTCATTGGATCAGACTTTTGCAGCTCCTTCGACAACGTTGGAGTGGAAAGCCTCTAAATCAG TTTGCAGACGGCAAGTGCACATCAGTCCTATGCATCGCGAAGTTCCAAAAATAAACGGGCATCCATGCAGCTTGCCATCGTCGATCACGTCAAAATGTCACCCCTCTGCGCGGCTTGGCCGGCCCATAAACTTCAGAACGTACGCCACACCAAG TGTGCTAAGCGGGGTATCTACAACAAGCACCTCCAGCAGCAGCATGTACGAGAAGACCTTTCCAATCAAAGTAGTTCAAGGCCCGTCACACAGAACGTCATCGGGTCACGTGCATCACACCAAGCCATGCTGCACAGCACAAGAG TCTGTTTGTTTAGAGGAGAAGGAGGTCTACAGGCAGCTTTTGAACGTGGTCTCAGGCGGTCAGTCGTCGTGTTTGCACAACGGCCGCTCGCATTCCATTGTGAGGTCACACCGAGATTT CACCAGCTTTCTGAGCACCAGCCGCAGACTGCTACAGTTTTCCTCCCCTGCTGGTTCAGCGGCAGGGGATACTTCAGAAGGACCAAGCAGTCCTCCCAGCTCCAGGGGGATTTCAAGCCAGAGCTCCAGCAACCTTCCCAGCCCAGAGGGGATCACCGGCAAACCGGGGAAACCAACCTGGTCTCGGGACCCGGACCTCAGCGCCATTAAACCGGCTCCCTTCGTGTCGGCTCCCTCCCCATCCGCGGTGGAGAACAACTCCTCTCAGGACACTCGGTCATCAG CTCATGATGGCGACTctgttattattgtaaatgaACAGAAGGGGAAGAAGCAAGACGGCTCAAG CATGCCATGCTTCCAAGCCGAGTTGTGGATTAAAGAGCT GACGAGTATGTATGATTCTCGGGCAAGAGAAAGACGAAGACTGATCGAAGAGCAGGAGGCTTTGGCTGCCCAGCTGCTGCGACAG CGCCTGTCTGAAGTGGGGCACCGAAGCACAGATGTGGAGGTCCATGTTCGAGTCCCTTTGGAGATGGAAATTCCTTTGACATTAGTTATACAAGAGCCTTTGGAAGATAAACCGGAATTCCCAGAACTCTCAAAG GAAATGGAGGCTCAGGTGGACAAGGTGTTAAGACGCGGGAGTCCTGATGAAGTATTCAGCGAGGGATTTGGTCTTAGCCTGACCCGCAAAGACCTGCAGACTCTTAGTGGCCTCAACTGGCTAAATGATGAG GTGATCAACTTCTACATGAACCTGCTGGTGGAGCGCAGCAAGAACCCCAAGATGCCCTCTGTCAACACATTCAGCACGTTCTTCTATCCCAAGCTCCGCAGCAGCGGCTACTCCGCCGTCTGCCGCTGGACCAAAAAGATGGACATTTTCTCCAAAGACATCCTCCTGGTTCCTGTCCACCTGAGGATGCATTGGTGCCTCTCT GTGGTAGATTTCCGCAAAAAGGCTGTTACCTATTTCGATTCCATGGGAGGAAACAACGATGAAGCGTGCAAACTGTTGTT TGAATACCTGCAGCAGGAAAGCAAGGACAAAAAGGGGAGAGAACTGGACCCCACAGGATGGGTGCTATACAGCAAAAAGCGCAAT gaaatcCCACAACAGATGAATGGGAGCGACTGTGGAATGTTCACATGCAAATATGCAGATTACATCACCAAAGATACGCCAATCACGTTCACACAG AAACAAATGCCGTATTTCCGAAGAAGGATGGTTTGGGAGTTAGTGAACCGTAAGCTGCTATGA